Proteins from a genomic interval of Sulfuricurvum sp. IAE1:
- a CDS encoding cation:proton antiporter, whose protein sequence is MEHLAQILLLLAVAISVVVAFQRLHVPTSLGYLLVGVILGPHTMGPTVSVPEFATLAEFGVVFLLFTIGLNFSLPTIRSMRHQILGLGTGQVLLTTCLVAIIAWLAGLTAIAAFIFGAAFAQSSTSIIASLLAEQGEENTRHGRLGLAMSVFQDVTAVPFLVAIPALGAAVAAGSLVGTLGLALAKAVVAFGLVFFAGRWLLRPLFQLVTRHRSLEIFTLAVLLVVLLAAWITNSLGLSLAFGSFLAGMMLGETEFRHQVESSIRPFRDVLMGLFFIGIGMRFDPAAILPIWHWAVLGALLILASKTLVVTAMVRMIGTESQVAWRTGLLLGVGGEFGLALAAIALDNGILSQRLGQIAIASVLLSMVGGAVAIRFNRGLAAWMVRERPPSSAPPELAEDADRQVVIGGYGRVGHTIAVLLDFNQVPFVVFDTDPRRVAQGMADGFKVAFGDISDPGLLSAVHVERASLVVITVDRSQAALAAVSHLRAMCPQVPVVARAKDLESSRILLKAGAVHAYPETIEASLRLGAVAMQILKVPTQDIDRVLQGVRDWDYRPVLEEEKPTERG, encoded by the coding sequence ATGGAGCATTTGGCCCAGATCCTGCTGCTGCTGGCGGTGGCCATATCCGTGGTGGTCGCCTTCCAGCGCCTGCATGTGCCCACCAGTCTGGGCTACCTGCTGGTGGGGGTCATTTTGGGTCCCCATACCATGGGGCCTACCGTCTCGGTGCCCGAGTTCGCGACCTTGGCTGAATTCGGGGTGGTCTTTCTGCTTTTCACCATCGGGCTGAACTTCTCCCTGCCGACCATCAGGTCCATGAGGCATCAGATCCTGGGCCTGGGGACCGGGCAGGTCCTGCTCACCACCTGCCTGGTCGCTATCATCGCCTGGCTGGCCGGCCTGACGGCCATCGCCGCCTTCATCTTCGGTGCCGCCTTTGCCCAGTCATCGACCAGCATAATCGCCAGCCTGCTGGCCGAACAGGGCGAGGAGAACACCCGGCACGGCAGGTTGGGGCTGGCCATGTCCGTTTTTCAGGACGTCACCGCCGTGCCCTTCCTGGTGGCCATCCCGGCCCTGGGGGCGGCCGTGGCCGCCGGCAGCCTGGTCGGAACCCTGGGTTTGGCGCTGGCCAAGGCGGTGGTCGCCTTCGGCCTGGTGTTCTTTGCCGGGCGCTGGCTGCTGCGCCCCCTGTTTCAGCTGGTTACCCGGCATCGGTCGTTGGAGATATTCACCCTGGCGGTGCTGCTGGTCGTCCTGCTGGCGGCCTGGATAACCAACAGCCTGGGGCTGTCCCTGGCCTTCGGCAGTTTTCTGGCCGGCATGATGCTGGGGGAAACCGAGTTCCGCCACCAGGTGGAATCGAGCATCCGCCCCTTCCGCGATGTGCTGATGGGATTGTTCTTCATCGGCATCGGCATGCGTTTCGATCCGGCGGCCATCCTGCCGATCTGGCATTGGGCGGTCCTGGGCGCCCTGCTGATCCTGGCCAGCAAGACGTTGGTGGTGACCGCCATGGTGCGGATGATCGGCACCGAATCCCAGGTGGCCTGGCGCACCGGCCTGCTGTTGGGGGTGGGGGGGGAGTTTGGGCTGGCCCTGGCGGCCATCGCCCTTGACAACGGCATCCTCAGCCAGCGTCTGGGGCAGATAGCCATCGCTTCGGTGCTGCTTTCCATGGTGGGGGGCGCGGTGGCTATCCGCTTCAACCGGGGCCTCGCCGCCTGGATGGTCAGGGAACGTCCCCCGTCTTCGGCGCCGCCAGAACTGGCTGAGGATGCGGATCGGCAGGTGGTCATCGGCGGCTACGGCCGGGTGGGGCACACCATCGCGGTGCTGTTGGATTTCAACCAGGTGCCGTTCGTGGTGTTCGATACCGACCCCCGACGGGTGGCCCAGGGGATGGCCGACGGCTTCAAGGTGGCCTTCGGGGATATCTCCGACCCGGGCCTGTTGTCGGCCGTGCACGTGGAACGGGCCTCGCTGGTGGTGATCACGGTCGACCGGTCCCAGGCCGCCCTGGCTGCGGTCTCCCACCTGCGGGCCATGTGTCCCCAGGTGCCGGTGGTGGCCCGGGCCAAGGATCTGGAATCCAGCCGGATTTTGCTGAAGGCCGGGGCGGTCCATGCCTATCCCGAAACCATAGAGGCCAGCCTGCGGTTGGGGGCGGTGGCCATGCAGATTCTGAAGGTGCCAACCCAGGATATCGACCGGGTGCTCCAGGGGGTGCGGGATTGGGATTATCGCCCGGTGCTGGAGGAGGAGAAGCCGACGGAGCGGGGCTGA